One Ralstonia insidiosa genomic region harbors:
- a CDS encoding FUSC family protein, whose amino-acid sequence MDYAHDPRTFLYSHYVSRGIRTATGVIGLTLLALLVMDLQGAMVVSIGALCTSLMDLPSPLRHKFNEMMACVLLTTAITFIVAVATPYSILPVVIVLVTFLAGMMVAYGNKTMPLQFAALFVMTLTFTEEFAFREAVEHTAQFFLGAMGYMAFAMAVAWGQRRRIKEQVLAECLYELAVYVERKAGFYDASKDFDEQFNLLVRQQISVADKQQVARDFVFRDNRTASDGRLVQIHMRMLDIYEYLLSSNTDYPLLRQYLADAEILRLLHGIIERLRQDIEGVAYAVGRDRPSPTPMSYEQEMAAIDAAFDDVQHGHHGIPIEAIAALEESIATVRGAIRLMAQLHAATATPVELSKVLLRPDMTPFLTRQKYELRLVLEELTWRSPVLRFALRISMAVAAGLWIADHLPYSSHGYWVLLTIVVILKPTFSMTRQRNFDRVLGTLIGCVIAAVILRFTHSTWILMGVLYLSTAASAAFVTIKYRYTAIAACVQVLIQINLLLPGSKGAIGERLVDTLIGAAIATAFSYVLPAWEYRNLPKLVDDVLRTNRRFIEAARDLLLGTLKDDFAYRVQRKQYMEALTGLISAFARMLDEPKSRHRAVDNLNRFIVQNYLVAAHVAAVRILVRQRTQELDEAETRALVEQTVESALESLTRAKERFDQAVHEGGWGVRPRDTQELGAADFADQAARARMVEAATESDSLSAMHLLERRLQALRADTAKIALRCGALGRALRVSRD is encoded by the coding sequence ATGGACTACGCCCACGATCCACGCACCTTCCTCTACAGCCACTACGTATCGCGCGGCATCCGTACCGCCACCGGCGTGATCGGCCTGACGCTGCTCGCGCTGCTGGTGATGGATTTGCAGGGCGCGATGGTGGTGTCGATCGGTGCGCTGTGTACCAGCCTCATGGACTTGCCCAGCCCGCTGCGGCACAAGTTCAACGAGATGATGGCGTGCGTGCTGCTCACCACGGCCATCACCTTCATCGTGGCGGTGGCGACGCCGTATTCGATCTTGCCGGTGGTGATCGTGCTGGTCACCTTCCTGGCCGGCATGATGGTGGCGTACGGCAACAAGACGATGCCGCTGCAGTTTGCGGCGCTGTTCGTCATGACGCTCACCTTTACCGAGGAGTTCGCTTTTCGCGAGGCGGTGGAGCACACCGCGCAGTTCTTCCTCGGTGCTATGGGCTACATGGCCTTTGCGATGGCGGTGGCGTGGGGCCAGCGGCGCCGCATCAAGGAACAGGTGCTGGCCGAGTGCCTGTATGAGCTGGCCGTGTATGTCGAACGCAAGGCCGGCTTCTACGATGCCTCCAAGGATTTCGACGAGCAGTTCAACTTGCTCGTGCGCCAGCAGATTTCGGTGGCCGACAAGCAGCAGGTGGCTCGCGACTTCGTCTTCCGCGACAACCGCACGGCCAGCGACGGGCGCCTCGTGCAGATCCACATGCGGATGCTCGACATCTACGAGTACCTGCTGTCGTCCAACACCGATTACCCGTTGCTGCGCCAGTATCTGGCCGACGCCGAGATCCTGCGCCTGCTGCACGGGATCATCGAGCGCCTGCGCCAGGACATCGAAGGTGTTGCCTACGCCGTGGGCCGCGACCGGCCATCGCCCACGCCGATGTCGTACGAGCAGGAGATGGCTGCCATCGATGCCGCGTTCGACGACGTGCAGCACGGTCACCACGGCATCCCAATCGAGGCCATCGCCGCGCTGGAAGAGTCGATTGCCACCGTGCGCGGCGCGATCCGCCTGATGGCACAGTTGCACGCCGCCACGGCCACGCCGGTGGAGTTGTCCAAGGTGCTGCTGCGCCCGGACATGACCCCGTTCCTGACGCGCCAGAAGTACGAACTGCGGCTGGTGCTGGAAGAACTGACGTGGCGCTCGCCGGTGCTGCGCTTTGCGCTGCGCATTTCGATGGCGGTGGCCGCCGGGTTGTGGATTGCCGACCACCTGCCGTATTCGTCGCACGGCTACTGGGTCTTGCTGACCATCGTCGTGATCCTCAAGCCGACCTTCAGCATGACGCGCCAGCGCAACTTCGACCGGGTGCTCGGCACGCTCATCGGCTGCGTGATCGCGGCGGTGATTCTGCGGTTCACGCATTCGACGTGGATCCTGATGGGCGTGCTGTACCTGTCCACCGCCGCCAGCGCCGCGTTCGTCACCATCAAATACCGCTACACGGCCATTGCCGCGTGCGTGCAGGTGCTCATCCAGATCAACCTGCTGCTGCCGGGCAGCAAGGGCGCCATCGGTGAGCGGCTGGTCGATACGCTGATCGGCGCGGCCATCGCCACCGCCTTCAGCTACGTGCTGCCCGCGTGGGAGTACCGCAACCTGCCCAAGCTGGTGGACGACGTGCTGCGTACCAACCGGCGCTTTATCGAAGCCGCGCGCGACCTGCTGCTCGGCACACTCAAAGACGATTTCGCCTATCGCGTGCAGCGTAAGCAGTACATGGAAGCGCTCACCGGGTTGATCTCCGCCTTTGCGCGCATGCTCGACGAGCCCAAGAGCCGCCACCGTGCTGTGGATAACCTGAACCGCTTCATCGTGCAGAACTACCTGGTGGCCGCGCACGTGGCGGCGGTGCGCATTCTGGTCCGCCAGCGTACGCAGGAGTTGGACGAAGCCGAGACACGGGCGCTGGTCGAGCAGACCGTCGAATCCGCGCTCGAAAGCCTCACGCGCGCCAAGGAGCGTTTCGATCAGGCGGTGCACGAAGGCGGCTGGGGCGTGCGCCCACGTGATACGCAGGAGTTGGGCGCGGCGGATTTTGCCGATCAGGCCGCGCGCGCGCGCATGGTCGAGGCGGCCACGGAGTCGGATTCGCTCTCCGCCATGCACCTGCTGGAGCGGCGCCTGCAAGCGCTGCGGGCGGATACCGCGAAGATTGCGCTGCGGTGTGGAGCGTTGGGGCGGGCGCTGCGGGTGTCGCGGGACTAG
- a CDS encoding uracil-DNA glycosylase yields MKRRADPAQSALFDEPAAHPETPTGKFIPLAAQFDALPADWKTLLTPCIAQTNWPELCAFVDGERAAGKPIFPTDVFRALHLTSVDDVRVVILGQDPYHGTGTVDGREIPQAHGLAFSVPAGVRVPPSLRNIYKEIEAEFGQKLPSASGNLEGWSQQGVLLLNTVLTVEQGQAASHAKRGWERITDCLLEHLARVGHKRVFMLWGSHAQAKRALLPEGHLVLEAPHPSPLSAHRGFLGCGHFKTANAWLAAQSQPAIDWLRPQAD; encoded by the coding sequence ATGAAGCGTCGCGCCGATCCTGCCCAAAGCGCCCTCTTCGACGAACCGGCTGCACATCCGGAAACCCCCACCGGTAAGTTCATCCCGCTCGCCGCGCAGTTCGATGCGCTGCCTGCGGACTGGAAGACCCTGCTCACGCCCTGCATCGCGCAGACCAATTGGCCAGAGTTGTGCGCCTTCGTCGATGGCGAACGCGCGGCGGGCAAGCCGATCTTCCCGACCGATGTGTTCCGTGCGCTGCACCTGACGTCAGTTGACGATGTGCGCGTGGTGATCCTCGGCCAGGACCCGTATCACGGCACGGGCACCGTGGATGGCCGCGAGATTCCGCAGGCGCATGGGCTGGCGTTCTCGGTGCCGGCCGGCGTGCGCGTGCCGCCGAGCCTGCGCAATATCTACAAGGAAATCGAAGCCGAATTCGGCCAGAAGCTGCCGAGCGCGTCGGGCAATCTCGAAGGTTGGTCGCAGCAAGGTGTGCTGCTGCTCAACACGGTGCTCACCGTCGAGCAGGGCCAAGCCGCCAGCCATGCCAAGCGCGGCTGGGAACGCATCACCGATTGCCTGTTGGAGCATCTGGCACGCGTTGGTCACAAGCGTGTGTTCATGCTGTGGGGTAGCCACGCACAGGCCAAGCGGGCGCTGTTGCCTGAGGGGCATCTCGTGCTGGAGGCGCCGCACCCGTCGCCGCTATCGGCGCATCGCGGGTTCTTGGGGTGCGGGCATTTCAAGACGGCCAATGCGTGGCTCGCGGCGCAGAGCCAGCCGGCGATCGACTGGTTGCGGCCGCAGGCTGATTGA
- a CDS encoding CYTH domain-containing protein has product MAREIELKLAVPAGAHDALVGWLNAHAQAAGSVELANVYYDTPDQALARNRAALRVRRHGNQWLQTLKTAAVSTAGLSARHEWEVPLQSDVLSVDAFVAHNATEAADYVRPHAAALAPLFRTDFTRRLWHATVDGADDGEIEIALDAGAILIPGTDAREPIDELELEWKPATGSTLSEDAIAVRLHGWTQTLRAAVPDLAPLDISKAQRGYQLRANAAGGQA; this is encoded by the coding sequence ATGGCCCGTGAAATTGAATTGAAGCTGGCCGTACCGGCCGGCGCGCACGACGCGCTGGTCGGCTGGCTGAATGCGCACGCCCAGGCAGCGGGCTCGGTGGAATTGGCCAACGTCTACTACGACACGCCCGATCAAGCCCTGGCACGCAACCGCGCCGCGCTGCGCGTGCGTCGACATGGCAATCAGTGGTTGCAGACGCTCAAAACCGCAGCAGTGAGTACGGCCGGCTTGAGCGCGCGCCACGAGTGGGAAGTGCCGCTGCAAAGCGATGTACTGTCGGTTGACGCCTTCGTCGCCCACAACGCCACCGAGGCCGCCGACTACGTGCGTCCGCACGCCGCCGCACTCGCCCCGCTGTTCCGCACCGACTTCACGCGCCGCCTCTGGCACGCGACCGTTGATGGGGCCGACGACGGCGAGATCGAGATCGCGCTGGATGCCGGTGCCATCCTCATCCCCGGCACCGATGCGCGCGAGCCCATCGACGAGCTGGAACTGGAGTGGAAACCGGCCACCGGCAGCACACTCAGCGAAGACGCGATCGCCGTGCGCCTGCACGGCTGGACGCAGACGCTACGCGCCGCCGTGCCGGACTTGGCACCGCTCGACATCAGCAAGGCGCAGCGCGGCTATCAACTGCGCGCGAACGCCGCCGGAGGCCAAGCATGA
- the trpC gene encoding indole-3-glycerol phosphate synthase TrpC: MSDILQKILAVKAEEVAAARKHRDLASVRAEAEANRTDSTLGPRGFAQAVRDKIAAGHAAVIAEVKKASPSKGVLRPNFKPADIARSYAEHGAACLSVLTDEQFFQGHADYLREARSACTLPVLRKDFMVDLYQVYEARSWGADCILLIVAALDQGLMVELEACALELGLDVLVEVHDGHELDRALRLQTPLVGVNNRNLRTFETSLDTTIGLLKHMPDDRIVVTESGILVQDDVRKMRAAAVNAFLVGEAFMRADDPGAELARLFA, translated from the coding sequence ATGTCCGACATCCTGCAGAAAATCCTGGCCGTGAAGGCCGAAGAAGTGGCCGCCGCGCGCAAGCATCGCGACCTCGCCAGCGTGCGCGCTGAAGCCGAAGCCAACCGCACTGACAGCACCCTCGGCCCCCGCGGCTTTGCCCAGGCCGTGCGCGACAAGATCGCCGCCGGCCACGCCGCCGTCATCGCCGAGGTAAAGAAGGCCTCGCCGTCCAAGGGCGTGCTGCGCCCCAACTTCAAGCCCGCCGACATCGCCCGCAGCTATGCGGAGCATGGCGCCGCGTGCCTGTCCGTCCTGACCGACGAGCAGTTCTTCCAGGGCCACGCCGATTACCTGCGCGAAGCCCGCTCCGCCTGCACGCTGCCCGTGCTGCGCAAAGACTTCATGGTCGACCTGTACCAGGTGTACGAAGCGCGCTCGTGGGGCGCGGACTGCATCCTGCTGATCGTCGCCGCGCTGGACCAGGGCCTGATGGTCGAACTCGAAGCCTGCGCGCTCGAACTCGGCCTGGACGTGCTGGTGGAAGTGCACGACGGCCACGAACTGGACCGCGCGCTGCGCCTGCAAACGCCGCTGGTGGGCGTGAACAACCGCAACCTGCGCACGTTCGAAACCTCGCTCGACACCACGATCGGCCTGCTCAAGCACATGCCGGACGACCGCATCGTCGTCACCGAATCGGGCATCCTCGTGCAGGACGACGTGCGCAAGATGCGCGCGGCGGCCGTCAACGCCTTCCTCGTCGGCGAAGCCTTCATGCGTGCCGATGATCCGGGCGCCGAACTGGCCCGCCTCTTTGCTTGA
- the trpD gene encoding anthranilate phosphoribosyltransferase: MPITPQEALIRCIEHREIFHDEMLHLMRMIMRGEMSPVMAAALTMGLRVKKETIGEIAAAATVMREFATKVEVPAEVSNHFVDIVGTGGDGANTFNISTASMFVAAAAGARIAKHGGRGVSSKSGSADVLEALGVNIMLTPEQVAESIETAGIGFMFAPNHHPAMKNVAPIRKELGVRTIFNILGPLTNPAGAPNILMGVFHPDLVGIQVRVMQRLGAKHAVVVYGKDGMDEVSLGAATLVGELKDGVVTEYEIHPEDFGLQMVSNRSLKVADAEESKTMLIEALENKPGTPREIVSLNAGAALYAANIAGSIEDGMKLAREAIASGAARAKLDELVRVTNQFKA; this comes from the coding sequence ATGCCCATCACTCCGCAAGAAGCGCTCATCCGCTGTATCGAGCACCGCGAAATTTTCCACGACGAAATGCTGCACCTGATGCGGATGATCATGCGCGGCGAGATGTCGCCCGTGATGGCAGCTGCGCTCACCATGGGGCTGCGCGTCAAGAAAGAGACCATCGGCGAAATCGCCGCCGCTGCCACCGTCATGCGCGAGTTCGCCACCAAGGTTGAGGTGCCGGCGGAGGTGTCGAATCACTTTGTCGATATCGTCGGCACGGGCGGCGACGGTGCCAACACGTTCAACATCTCGACGGCGTCGATGTTCGTGGCCGCAGCGGCGGGCGCGCGTATCGCCAAGCACGGTGGCCGCGGCGTCAGCTCCAAGTCGGGCAGCGCCGATGTGCTGGAAGCGCTGGGCGTGAACATCATGCTCACGCCCGAGCAGGTGGCCGAATCGATCGAGACGGCGGGCATCGGCTTCATGTTTGCGCCCAACCACCACCCGGCCATGAAGAACGTCGCCCCGATCCGCAAGGAGCTGGGTGTGCGCACGATCTTCAACATCCTGGGGCCGCTCACTAACCCGGCCGGCGCGCCAAATATCCTGATGGGCGTGTTCCACCCGGATCTGGTCGGCATTCAGGTGCGCGTGATGCAGCGCCTGGGCGCAAAGCACGCCGTGGTGGTCTACGGCAAAGACGGCATGGACGAGGTGTCGCTCGGTGCCGCCACGCTGGTCGGCGAACTGAAGGACGGCGTGGTGACCGAGTATGAAATCCACCCGGAAGACTTCGGCCTGCAGATGGTTTCCAACCGCAGCCTGAAGGTGGCCGACGCGGAAGAGTCCAAAACGATGCTGATCGAAGCGCTGGAAAACAAGCCGGGCACACCGCGCGAGATCGTCTCGCTGAATGCGGGCGCAGCACTGTATGCGGCCAACATCGCCGGCTCCATTGAGGACGGCATGAAGCTGGCACGCGAAGCCATCGCTTCGGGCGCAGCGCGCGCCAAGCTCGATGAACTCGTGCGCGTCACCAACCAGTTCAAAGCCTAA
- a CDS encoding lysozyme inhibitor LprI family protein: MRRACAVVLVTVTAMMASLPAMAGTLEACRAAQPEAGNVAQCVQTARTAAQAELAWAESTRRNALRARITANAGTDKGAAMAFDRTVRAHQLYRQAECDLRRRLARNTPDADLAEGACEADLLRERIGALREAGPATPAPAAPN, encoded by the coding sequence ATGCGCCGCGCGTGCGCGGTCGTGCTGGTGACTGTGACAGCGATGATGGCAAGCCTGCCGGCGATGGCCGGTACGCTGGAAGCCTGTCGTGCCGCCCAACCCGAAGCCGGCAATGTCGCCCAATGCGTGCAGACCGCGCGCACGGCGGCGCAGGCTGAACTAGCCTGGGCGGAGTCAACGCGCCGCAACGCATTGCGTGCCCGCATCACCGCCAACGCGGGAACGGACAAGGGCGCCGCCATGGCCTTCGACCGCACCGTGCGCGCACACCAACTCTATCGGCAGGCCGAATGTGACCTGCGCCGCCGCCTGGCCCGCAACACGCCCGATGCCGACCTGGCTGAAGGCGCGTGCGAGGCCGACCTCTTGCGCGAGCGCATCGGCGCCCTGCGTGAAGCGGGGCCAGCGACCCCGGCCCCGGCGGCACCCAACTGA
- a CDS encoding aminodeoxychorismate/anthranilate synthase component II, producing the protein MLLMLDNYDSFTYNIVQYFGELGQDVRTVRNDEITIEEIEKLNPERICLSPGPCTPTEAGILVPALKHFAGRVPILGVCLGHQAIADAFGGRVIRAQKVMHGKVDTIENTGVGVFANLPRHFKVTRYHSLAIERETLPDCLEVTAWTADGEIMGVRHKTLPVEGVQFHPESILSEHGHALLGNFLKERV; encoded by the coding sequence ATGCTGTTGATGCTCGATAACTACGACTCCTTCACCTACAACATCGTCCAATACTTCGGTGAGCTGGGTCAGGATGTCCGCACGGTTCGCAACGATGAGATCACGATCGAAGAGATTGAGAAGCTCAACCCGGAACGCATCTGCCTGTCGCCCGGGCCGTGCACGCCCACAGAAGCCGGCATCCTCGTCCCCGCGCTCAAGCACTTTGCGGGGCGCGTGCCCATCCTGGGTGTGTGCCTGGGGCACCAGGCGATTGCCGATGCGTTCGGCGGGCGCGTGATCCGCGCGCAGAAGGTGATGCACGGCAAGGTCGACACCATTGAGAACACCGGCGTGGGCGTGTTCGCCAACCTGCCGCGCCATTTCAAGGTGACGCGCTACCACTCGCTGGCGATCGAGCGCGAAACGCTGCCCGATTGCCTCGAAGTGACCGCCTGGACGGCAGACGGCGAAATCATGGGTGTGCGCCACAAGACGCTGCCCGTGGAAGGCGTGCAGTTCCACCCGGAATCGATCCTGTCGGAACACGGCCACGCGCTGCTCGGCAACTTCCTGAAGGAACGCGTCTGA
- the trpE gene encoding anthranilate synthase component I, translated as MTELEFKSLADQGYNRIPLIAEALADLETPLSLYLKLAQSHDRGTNTFLLESVVGGERFGRYSFIGLHAHTLLRVRGNHTEVVTDGKVVETHEGNPLDFIAAFERRQKVALRPGLPRFCGGLAGYFGYDAVRFIEPRLAETAPPDDLQLPDIQLMLCEELAVIDNLSGKLYLIVYADPSKPEAYSRAKQRLRALRTKLHQPVDVPVTSASVRTDTIREFDKADYISAVLKAKEYIAAGDMMQVQVGQRLVKPFRDAPLSLYRALRSLNPSPYMYFYNFGDMQIVGASPEILVRQEERRVPASANGEGNGADESARIVTIRPLAGTRPRGSTPERDAELATELLNDPKEIAEHVMLIDLARNDIGRIAEIGSVKVTDQMVIEKYSHVQHIVSSVEGRLKPGMTNMDVLRATFPAGTLSGAPKVRAMEIIDELEPVKRGIYGGAVGYLSFSGEMDLAIAIRTGIIKDGNLYVQAAAGVVADSDPDAEWRETEHKARAVLRAAEQVQDGLDADF; from the coding sequence ATGACCGAACTCGAATTCAAATCGCTGGCCGACCAGGGCTACAACCGCATCCCGCTGATTGCCGAGGCACTGGCCGATCTGGAGACGCCGCTTTCGCTGTACCTGAAGCTGGCGCAATCACACGACCGTGGCACGAACACCTTCCTGCTGGAATCGGTGGTGGGCGGCGAGCGCTTCGGGCGCTACTCGTTTATCGGCCTGCATGCGCACACGCTGCTGCGCGTGAGGGGCAACCACACCGAAGTCGTGACCGACGGCAAGGTCGTCGAGACGCACGAGGGCAACCCGCTGGACTTCATCGCCGCGTTCGAGCGCCGCCAGAAAGTGGCGCTGCGCCCGGGCCTGCCGCGTTTCTGTGGCGGCCTGGCCGGTTACTTCGGCTACGACGCCGTGCGCTTCATCGAGCCGCGCCTGGCTGAAACCGCCCCGCCCGACGACCTGCAACTGCCCGATATCCAGCTCATGCTGTGCGAAGAGCTGGCCGTGATCGACAACCTGTCGGGCAAGCTCTACCTGATCGTCTACGCCGATCCGTCCAAGCCCGAGGCCTACTCGCGCGCCAAGCAACGCCTGCGCGCACTGCGTACCAAGCTGCATCAGCCGGTGGATGTGCCGGTGACGTCCGCCTCGGTGCGCACAGACACCATCCGCGAGTTCGACAAGGCCGATTACATCAGCGCCGTGCTCAAGGCCAAGGAGTACATCGCCGCCGGCGACATGATGCAGGTGCAGGTCGGCCAGCGCCTGGTCAAGCCATTCCGCGATGCGCCGCTCTCGCTGTACCGCGCGCTGCGTTCGCTGAACCCGTCGCCGTACATGTACTTCTACAACTTCGGCGACATGCAGATCGTCGGAGCCTCGCCCGAGATCCTGGTGCGGCAAGAAGAACGCCGCGTGCCCGCCAGCGCGAATGGGGAAGGCAACGGCGCCGACGAATCCGCCCGCATCGTCACGATCCGCCCGCTGGCCGGCACCCGCCCACGCGGCAGCACGCCCGAGCGCGATGCTGAACTGGCCACCGAGCTGCTCAACGATCCGAAGGAGATCGCCGAGCACGTCATGCTGATCGACCTGGCACGCAACGACATCGGCCGCATTGCCGAGATCGGCTCGGTCAAGGTGACGGATCAGATGGTCATCGAAAAGTATTCGCACGTGCAGCACATCGTCAGCTCGGTCGAGGGCCGCCTGAAGCCCGGCATGACCAACATGGACGTGCTGCGCGCGACCTTCCCCGCCGGCACGCTGTCGGGCGCGCCCAAGGTGCGCGCGATGGAGATCATCGACGAGCTGGAGCCCGTCAAGCGCGGCATCTACGGCGGCGCGGTGGGCTACCTCTCGTTCTCGGGCGAGATGGACCTGGCGATCGCCATCCGCACCGGCATCATCAAGGACGGCAACCTGTACGTGCAGGCTGCGGCCGGCGTGGTAGCCGATTCGGACCCGGATGCCGAATGGAGGGAAACCGAACACAAGGCCCGCGCCGTGCTGCGCGCCGCCGAGCAAGTGCAAGACGGCCTCGACGCCGATTTCTGA